From the genome of Variovorax sp. RA8, one region includes:
- a CDS encoding SDR family NAD(P)-dependent oxidoreductase encodes MNTPTTNPIARITGGSRGLGKNSALRLAERGVDVLLTYRSGADEAQQVVRQIEDLGRRAVALRIDVADSASFATFAAQVKAALSEVWQRERFDYLVNNAGIGIHASFEETTEEQFEELMNIHLKGPFFLTQKLLPLIADGGRIVNISTGLARFTLPGHAAYAAMKGGIEVLTRYLAKELGARGIAVNVVAPGAIETDFSGGLVRDNAQVNSMVASQTALGRAGQPDDIGGAISSLLQPENRWITGQRIEVSGGMFL; translated from the coding sequence ATGAACACCCCAACCACCAACCCCATCGCCCGCATCACCGGCGGCAGCCGCGGGCTGGGCAAGAACAGCGCGCTGAGGCTGGCCGAGCGCGGCGTCGATGTCCTGCTGACCTACCGCAGCGGCGCCGATGAGGCGCAGCAAGTGGTGCGGCAGATCGAAGACCTGGGCCGGCGCGCCGTTGCCTTGCGGATCGACGTGGCGGACAGCGCGAGCTTTGCCACCTTTGCGGCGCAGGTGAAGGCGGCCTTGAGCGAGGTCTGGCAACGCGAGCGCTTCGACTACCTGGTGAACAACGCCGGCATCGGCATTCACGCGAGCTTCGAGGAGACGACCGAGGAACAGTTCGAGGAGTTGATGAACATCCACCTCAAGGGGCCCTTCTTCCTGACCCAGAAGCTGCTGCCGCTGATCGCCGACGGCGGGCGCATCGTCAACATCTCGACCGGCCTCGCGCGCTTTACCCTCCCGGGCCATGCGGCCTACGCGGCAATGAAGGGCGGCATCGAGGTACTGACGCGCTACCTGGCCAAGGAGCTGGGTGCGCGCGGCATCGCGGTCAATGTGGTGGCACCGGGTGCCATCGAGACCGATTTCAGCGGCGGCCTGGTGCGCGACAACGCCCAGGTGAACAGCATGGTTGCCTCGCAAACCGCGCTCGGGCGCGCGGGCCAGCCGGACGACATCGGCGGTGCGATCTCCTCGCTGCTCCAGCCGGAGAACCGCTGGATCACCGGCCAGCGAATCGAGGTCTCGGGCGGGATGTTCCTCTAA
- a CDS encoding class I SAM-dependent methyltransferase gives MNEEPGAARANPLTRIIDAALQRDGGWLSFDRFMALALYAPGLGYYANASRKFGRMPDSGSDFVTAPELTPLFGRTLALQLAEALDRTGTDEIWEFGAGSGALAVQLLGALGERVARYRIVDLSGTLRERQQQALAPWAAKVEWLSELPARMRGVVVGNEVLDAMPVQLLARRGGVWFERGVIAQDAGFAWDDRPTELRPPVEIAGAHDYLTEIHPQARAFIATLAERLEQGAAFFIDYGFPEAEYYHPQRHMGTVMCHRGHQADADPLVEVGAKDITAHVDFTGIALAGQDAGLAVLGYTSQARFLLNAGLLPIMEEASLAERTLAARLIHEHEMGELFKVIGFAAGEGWEPIGFAEGDRSHTL, from the coding sequence ATGAACGAGGAGCCGGGCGCCGCGCGCGCCAACCCCCTGACCCGGATTATCGACGCCGCCCTGCAGCGCGACGGCGGCTGGCTGTCCTTCGACCGCTTCATGGCCCTGGCTTTGTATGCCCCCGGCCTGGGCTACTACGCCAACGCGAGCCGCAAGTTCGGCCGCATGCCCGATTCGGGCAGCGACTTCGTCACCGCGCCCGAGCTCACGCCCCTGTTCGGGCGGACCCTGGCGCTGCAGCTGGCCGAGGCGCTGGATCGCACCGGCACCGACGAGATCTGGGAGTTCGGCGCCGGCTCGGGAGCCCTGGCGGTGCAACTGCTCGGGGCGCTGGGCGAACGCGTCGCGCGCTACCGCATCGTCGACCTGTCCGGCACCTTGCGGGAGCGCCAGCAGCAGGCGCTCGCGCCGTGGGCCGCCAAGGTCGAATGGCTTTCCGAGCTGCCGGCGCGGATGCGCGGCGTGGTGGTGGGCAACGAAGTGCTCGACGCGATGCCGGTCCAGCTGCTGGCGCGCCGCGGCGGGGTGTGGTTCGAGCGCGGCGTGATCGCGCAGGATGCGGGTTTTGCCTGGGACGACCGCCCGACCGAACTGCGTCCGCCGGTGGAGATCGCCGGCGCGCACGACTACCTGACCGAGATCCACCCGCAGGCCCGTGCCTTCATCGCCACGCTGGCGGAGCGCCTCGAACAGGGCGCCGCCTTCTTCATCGACTACGGCTTTCCCGAAGCCGAGTACTACCACCCGCAACGCCACATGGGCACCGTCATGTGTCACCGCGGCCACCAGGCCGATGCCGATCCGCTGGTCGAAGTCGGCGCCAAGGACATCACCGCCCATGTCGATTTCACCGGCATCGCCCTGGCCGGGCAGGACGCCGGCCTGGCAGTGCTGGGCTACACCAGCCAGGCGAGGTTCCTGCTCAACGCCGGCCTCCTGCCGATAATGGAAGAGGCTTCGCTCGCCGAGCGAACGCTGGCGGCGCGGCTGATCCACGAGCACGAGATGGGCGAGCTGTTCAAGGTGATCGGCTTCGCGGCGGGCGAGGGCTGGGAGCCGATCGGCTTCGCCGAAGGCGACCGCAGCCATACGCTGTGA
- a CDS encoding LysR family transcriptional regulator: MDLDTLRIFAKVAELASFTRAAEQLGHPKARVSTAVQQLEGQLGTRLLHRTTRSVRLTQDGEQFLERAKELVADADELQSMFQQAPSALRGRLRVDLPVGLARRIVIPRLPEFFAAHPQLALELSTTDRLVDPVHEGFDCVLRIGPLRDSGLVARPLGRLRLINCASPGYLRAHGVPRTLEDLAGHRLVHYSPTLGGQAPGWEYHDGERYRFQPMGGQITVNSSEAYEAACLAGLGLIQAPVLGLQALIDQGLLEEVMPQATAEPMPVTLLYPNRRNLSQRVQAMLDWLARTLAPLLR; this comes from the coding sequence ATGGACCTCGACACGCTTCGCATCTTCGCCAAGGTGGCTGAACTGGCCAGCTTCACCCGCGCCGCCGAGCAGCTGGGCCATCCCAAGGCGCGCGTCTCCACCGCCGTGCAGCAGCTCGAGGGGCAGCTCGGCACCCGGCTGCTGCACCGGACTACCCGCAGCGTGCGCCTGACCCAGGACGGCGAGCAGTTCCTCGAGCGCGCGAAGGAGCTGGTGGCGGACGCGGACGAGCTGCAATCGATGTTCCAGCAGGCGCCCAGTGCCCTGCGAGGGCGGCTGCGCGTGGACCTGCCGGTGGGCCTCGCGCGCCGCATCGTGATCCCGCGGCTGCCCGAGTTTTTTGCCGCGCATCCGCAGCTGGCGCTGGAGCTCAGCACCACCGACCGGCTGGTGGACCCGGTGCACGAGGGCTTCGATTGCGTCCTGCGCATCGGCCCGTTGCGCGATTCGGGGCTGGTGGCGCGTCCGCTGGGGCGGCTGCGGCTGATCAACTGCGCGAGCCCCGGCTACCTTCGTGCGCACGGCGTCCCGCGGACGCTGGAGGACCTGGCAGGGCATCGCCTGGTCCACTACTCGCCCACGCTCGGCGGCCAGGCGCCCGGCTGGGAATACCACGACGGGGAGCGCTACCGCTTCCAGCCCATGGGTGGCCAGATCACCGTGAACAGCTCCGAGGCCTACGAAGCCGCCTGCCTCGCAGGCCTGGGCCTGATCCAGGCGCCGGTGCTGGGCCTGCAGGCGCTGATCGACCAGGGGCTGCTGGAGGAGGTCATGCCGCAGGCGACGGCTGAGCCGATGCCGGTGACGCTGCTCTATCCGAACCGGCGCAACCTCTCCCAGCGCGTGCAGGCGATGCTCGACTGGCTGGCCCGGACGCTGGCGCCCCTGCTGCGTTAG
- the otsB gene encoding trehalose-phosphatase, whose translation MQMPPRLTHDAALFLDFDGTLVAIAETPEAIEVPSALVPLLSDLSDLLGGALAVVSGRQIDVLDRFLAPLRLPAAGEHGVQRRDAEGDMQEQRPPDLTEVLDTANELARVYEGLLVERKHAAIALHYRLAPQLEAVCRDALLRTITDQPQLELMHGKFVFEVKPAGTNKGTAIDAFMREAPFAGRTPVFAGDDTTDESGFAVVQPRGGVAIKVGSGPSLALHRLDSPLAVFEWLVEARKLLADTPSGTQGKPA comes from the coding sequence ATGCAGATGCCTCCCCGCCTCACCCACGATGCCGCGCTCTTCCTCGACTTCGACGGCACGCTGGTGGCGATCGCCGAGACCCCCGAGGCGATCGAGGTGCCCAGCGCACTGGTCCCGCTGCTCAGCGACCTGTCCGACCTGCTGGGCGGCGCGCTGGCGGTGGTGTCCGGCCGGCAGATCGACGTGCTCGACCGCTTCCTCGCGCCGCTGCGCCTGCCGGCCGCCGGCGAGCACGGCGTGCAGCGCCGCGATGCCGAAGGGGACATGCAGGAGCAGCGCCCGCCCGATCTGACCGAGGTGCTGGACACCGCCAACGAACTGGCCCGCGTCTACGAGGGCCTGCTGGTGGAGCGCAAGCACGCGGCGATCGCGCTGCACTACCGGCTCGCGCCCCAACTCGAGGCGGTGTGCCGGGACGCGCTGCTGCGCACCATCACCGACCAGCCGCAGCTGGAGCTGATGCACGGCAAGTTCGTGTTCGAGGTCAAGCCTGCCGGCACCAACAAGGGAACCGCGATCGACGCCTTCATGCGGGAGGCGCCGTTTGCCGGACGCACACCGGTCTTCGCCGGGGACGACACCACCGATGAGAGCGGCTTTGCCGTCGTGCAGCCGCGCGGCGGCGTGGCGATCAAGGTCGGATCGGGTCCCAGCCTGGCGCTGCACCGGCTCGATTCCCCGCTCGCCGTGTTCGAATGGCTGGTCGAGGCACGCAAACTGCTGGCCGACACGCCATCCGGCACCCAAGGAAAACCCGCATGA
- a CDS encoding ROK family protein, with amino-acid sequence MRACVDIGGTKVAVSLSPDSSSPLVGRRSEPTAKTGSNDAVALQILRLIDEICAEQGIAAASIDRVGVSSAGPFVLRDGQVELATPNICGGIAGPARGLPNDWMTAVVEAPLRQRFGQVRVENDAVAALEAERTWGALQGMGHCAYVTWSTGVGVGLCVDGRILHGKNGNAGHAGHSFVADGDNSALCGCGNVGDVEALVAGNSIARRFGRPPPELFAAAAAGEPQALATTEALCRVMGRMLYNLIATLDLQRISLGGSVFWHNRDFLLPRLQAEIDGKLVALTRDAVLAPAGLGDKVGDYAALALLD; translated from the coding sequence ATGAGAGCCTGCGTCGATATCGGCGGAACCAAGGTGGCCGTGAGCCTGTCGCCCGACAGCAGCTCGCCGCTGGTCGGCCGCCGCAGCGAGCCGACCGCCAAGACCGGCAGCAACGATGCGGTGGCGCTGCAGATCCTGCGGCTCATCGACGAGATCTGCGCCGAGCAGGGCATCGCCGCCGCCTCGATCGACCGCGTGGGCGTGTCCTCGGCTGGCCCCTTCGTGCTGCGCGATGGCCAGGTCGAACTCGCCACCCCCAACATCTGCGGCGGCATCGCGGGCCCGGCGCGCGGCCTGCCCAACGACTGGATGACGGCCGTGGTGGAGGCGCCGCTGCGGCAGCGCTTCGGCCAGGTGCGGGTGGAGAACGACGCAGTGGCCGCGCTCGAGGCCGAGCGCACCTGGGGCGCGCTGCAAGGCATGGGCCACTGCGCCTATGTCACCTGGAGCACCGGCGTCGGCGTGGGCCTGTGCGTGGACGGCCGCATCCTGCACGGCAAGAACGGCAATGCGGGCCACGCGGGGCACAGCTTCGTGGCCGACGGCGACAACAGTGCGCTGTGCGGCTGCGGCAACGTCGGGGACGTCGAGGCCCTGGTCGCCGGCAACTCCATCGCCCGCCGCTTCGGCCGGCCGCCGCCCGAGCTGTTCGCCGCCGCCGCGGCCGGCGAGCCGCAGGCATTGGCCACCACCGAGGCGCTGTGCCGGGTGATGGGCCGCATGCTCTACAACCTGATCGCCACGCTCGACCTCCAACGCATCAGCCTGGGCGGCAGCGTGTTCTGGCACAACCGCGATTTCCTGCTGCCGCGCCTGCAGGCCGAGATCGACGGCAAGCTGGTCGCGCTCACCCGCGATGCGGTGCTGGCGCCCGCCGGGCTGGGCGACAAGGTCGGCGACTACGCCGCCCTCGCGTTGCTCGATTAG
- a CDS encoding DUF2905 domain-containing protein, protein MIRWLIVVVLALLLMSGLTQWLRRFGFGRLPGDFEFRAFGREWQLPIGSTVVLSMIAALIARWI, encoded by the coding sequence ATGATTCGCTGGCTGATCGTCGTCGTGCTCGCGCTGCTGTTGATGAGCGGCCTGACGCAATGGCTGCGGCGCTTCGGCTTCGGGCGCCTGCCCGGCGACTTCGAATTTCGCGCCTTCGGGCGCGAGTGGCAGCTGCCGATCGGGAGCACCGTGGTGCTCAGCATGATCGCGGCCTTGATTGCACGATGGATCTGA
- a CDS encoding helix-turn-helix transcriptional regulator — MSIHAIHAAPAKRFHVAHACAAAGLPGPHVASLGLVDVEALGGGVHRGLPHELFMVTAYCDERLDCRSAGDGRALRVMVSALRTRPVDFQTQGRGQMAVAMLTPLGLLRAFGRPWDSLCNERLPLREIVPPYQEAILHGALIDAAASPQRCAVFGRWLETRIGERRPLGWQAERVAAAAMSLLEAPGLSVDELASQHRVSRRQLERDFRHWLGVAPAGYARLVRFQRAACAIAEGMPLAHVAAEEGYADQAHMTRAFSDTAGVTPRELREGGGPASALRAAFAQRMIMLPAAGEPEALRLAA; from the coding sequence ATGTCCATCCACGCGATCCATGCCGCGCCCGCCAAGCGCTTCCATGTTGCGCATGCCTGCGCCGCTGCCGGGCTGCCGGGGCCGCACGTGGCGTCGCTGGGCCTGGTCGATGTCGAGGCCCTCGGAGGCGGCGTGCACCGGGGGCTGCCGCATGAGCTCTTCATGGTCACGGCCTACTGCGACGAGCGGCTGGACTGCCGCAGCGCCGGCGATGGCCGCGCGCTGCGCGTGATGGTCTCGGCCCTGCGTACGCGCCCCGTGGACTTCCAGACGCAGGGCCGTGGGCAGATGGCGGTCGCGATGCTCACGCCGCTGGGCCTGCTGCGCGCCTTCGGCCGGCCCTGGGACAGCCTTTGCAACGAACGCTTGCCGCTGCGCGAGATCGTCCCCCCGTACCAGGAGGCGATCCTGCACGGCGCGCTGATCGATGCGGCGGCGAGCCCGCAGCGCTGCGCCGTCTTCGGGCGCTGGCTCGAGACCCGCATCGGCGAGCGCCGCCCGCTGGGCTGGCAGGCCGAGCGCGTGGCGGCGGCGGCGATGTCGCTGCTCGAGGCGCCCGGGCTGTCGGTCGACGAGCTGGCCTCCCAGCATCGGGTAAGCCGGCGCCAGCTCGAGCGCGACTTCCGCCACTGGCTGGGCGTCGCGCCCGCCGGCTATGCGCGGCTGGTGCGCTTCCAGCGCGCCGCCTGCGCGATCGCCGAGGGCATGCCGCTGGCCCATGTGGCGGCCGAGGAGGGCTATGCCGACCAGGCCCACATGACCCGCGCCTTCTCCGATACGGCGGGCGTCACGCCGCGCGAGCTGCGCGAGGGGGGCGGCCCCGCCAGCGCGCTGCGGGCGGCCTTTGCGCAGCGCATGATCATGCTGCCCGCCGCCGGCGAACCCGAGGCGCTTCGGCTGGCAGCCTGA
- the hisN gene encoding histidinol-phosphatase — protein sequence MSSTASPQDALRIANALADAAAAHSLRLFRTPLEVIAKADESPVTMADRAAETAMREILATQRPADGIFGEEHGPERVDAADVWVLDPIDGTRSFITGSPLWGTLIGLVRGGRVELGMVDMPVLGERWVGQAGLGAQRNGQPVRVSACDSVGAARIFTTSPDIFGPADWEAFDRLSRRCAMRRFGGDCYSYAQLAGGSIDLVVETGLQPYDYLGPAGLIEAAGGVITDWEGRPLGLASNGRVVAAATPALHREALAILNA from the coding sequence ATGAGCTCCACTGCCTCGCCCCAGGATGCCCTGCGCATCGCCAACGCCCTCGCCGACGCCGCCGCCGCCCATTCGCTGCGCCTGTTTCGCACGCCGTTGGAGGTGATCGCGAAGGCCGACGAAAGCCCGGTCACGATGGCGGACCGCGCGGCCGAGACGGCGATGCGCGAGATCCTGGCCACGCAGCGGCCGGCCGACGGCATCTTCGGCGAGGAGCACGGCCCGGAGCGCGTGGACGCCGCCGACGTCTGGGTGCTCGACCCGATCGACGGCACGCGCAGCTTCATCACCGGCTCACCGCTGTGGGGGACGCTGATCGGGCTCGTGCGCGGCGGCCGCGTCGAGCTGGGCATGGTCGACATGCCGGTGCTGGGCGAGCGCTGGGTCGGGCAGGCCGGCCTCGGAGCGCAGCGCAACGGGCAGCCGGTGCGCGTGAGCGCCTGCGACAGCGTCGGGGCGGCGCGGATCTTCACCACCTCGCCGGACATCTTCGGACCCGCCGACTGGGAGGCCTTCGACCGGCTGAGCCGGCGCTGCGCGATGCGGCGCTTCGGCGGCGACTGCTACAGCTACGCCCAGCTGGCCGGCGGCAGCATCGACCTGGTGGTGGAGACCGGCCTGCAGCCCTACGACTACCTCGGGCCCGCGGGCCTGATCGAGGCCGCGGGCGGCGTGATCACCGACTGGGAGGGCCGGCCGCTGGGCCTGGCCTCGAACGGCCGCGTCGTTGCCGCGGCCACGCCCGCGCTGCACCGCGAGGCGCTGGCGATCCTGAACGCCTAG
- the otsA gene encoding alpha,alpha-trehalose-phosphate synthase (UDP-forming), whose translation MSRLVVVSNRVADPRKPAAGGLAVALGESLQQTGGLWFGWSGNIVEDGPTGEGELRIQQAGKVTLATIDLSREDHDSYYLGYSNDVLWPVFHDRLDLANFDAGFIGGYRRVNQLFARKLLPLLKSDDIIWIHDYHLIPLAAELRGMGCRQRIGFFLHIPLPPHIIMAAIPQHEWLMRSLFAYDLIGFQAQQDVQHFEQYVRNEANGEAVGRDLYRAYGQTVRCSAFPIGIDVDEFAALTHGKESRDMYETMRREYSSRRLLLGIDRLDYSKGIPNRVRSFRELLANYPENRRSATLIQIASPTRETVDAYADIRRELEALCGAINGDYGELDWMPVRYIHRMVARKRVPGLCRAAAVGLVTPLRDGMNLVAKEYIAAQDPADPGVLVLSRFAGAAEQLREALLVNPYDTHGTAETVQQALQMPLEERRERHQKLLSRIRAQDVHWWRRTFLDALREAESVR comes from the coding sequence ATGAGTCGTCTCGTCGTCGTTTCCAACCGCGTCGCCGATCCCCGCAAGCCCGCCGCCGGAGGACTCGCAGTCGCGCTGGGCGAGAGCCTGCAGCAGACCGGGGGCCTCTGGTTCGGCTGGAGCGGCAACATCGTCGAGGACGGCCCCACCGGCGAAGGCGAGCTGCGCATCCAGCAAGCCGGAAAGGTCACGCTCGCTACCATCGACCTGAGCCGCGAGGACCACGATAGCTACTACCTGGGCTACAGCAACGACGTGCTGTGGCCGGTGTTCCACGACCGGCTCGACCTGGCGAACTTCGACGCCGGCTTCATCGGCGGCTACCGGCGCGTGAACCAGCTCTTCGCACGCAAGCTGCTGCCGCTCCTGAAGAGCGACGACATCATCTGGATCCACGACTACCACCTGATTCCGCTGGCGGCCGAGCTGCGCGGCATGGGCTGCCGCCAGCGCATCGGCTTCTTCCTGCACATTCCGCTGCCGCCGCACATCATCATGGCCGCGATCCCGCAGCACGAATGGCTGATGCGCTCGCTGTTCGCCTACGACCTGATCGGCTTCCAGGCGCAGCAGGACGTGCAGCACTTCGAGCAATACGTGCGCAACGAGGCCAACGGCGAAGCCGTGGGCCGCGACCTGTACCGCGCCTATGGGCAGACGGTGCGTTGCAGCGCCTTCCCGATCGGCATCGACGTCGACGAATTCGCGGCGCTCACTCACGGCAAGGAATCGCGCGACATGTACGAGACGATGCGGCGCGAGTACTCCAGCCGTCGGCTGCTCCTGGGCATCGACCGGCTCGACTATTCCAAGGGCATCCCGAACCGCGTGCGCTCCTTCCGCGAGCTGCTGGCCAACTACCCCGAGAACCGCCGCAGCGCGACGCTGATCCAGATCGCCTCGCCCACCCGCGAGACGGTGGACGCCTACGCCGACATCCGGCGCGAACTCGAGGCGCTGTGCGGCGCCATCAATGGCGACTACGGCGAGCTCGACTGGATGCCCGTGCGCTACATCCACCGCATGGTGGCGCGCAAACGCGTGCCGGGCCTGTGCCGGGCCGCGGCGGTCGGGCTGGTGACGCCGCTGCGCGACGGCATGAACCTGGTGGCCAAGGAATACATCGCGGCGCAGGACCCGGCCGATCCGGGCGTGCTGGTGCTGTCGCGCTTCGCGGGGGCCGCCGAGCAGTTGAGGGAAGCGCTGCTGGTCAATCCCTACGACACCCACGGCACCGCCGAGACCGTGCAGCAGGCGCTGCAGATGCCGCTGGAGGAGCGCCGGGAGCGCCACCAGAAGCTGCTGTCGCGCATCCGCGCGCAGGACGTGCACTGGTGGCGGCGCACCTTCCTCGACGCACTGCGCGAAGCAGAGAGCGTGCGCTAG
- a CDS encoding DUF5329 family protein, translating to MPDRRRCLRIAALCLLAAMAPLAAATPSEQEHKLIMALIARVQGMTTMKFLRNNEAHNAAEAAEHMQAKYKHFRNEIVTAEDFIERCASRSEVTGKPYMVTLADGKALEARGFLMQELHAMRQQGRSRTLPEQPLPGR from the coding sequence ATGCCCGATCGTCGCCGGTGCCTTCGCATCGCCGCCCTCTGCCTGCTGGCCGCCATGGCGCCGCTCGCCGCCGCCACGCCCTCGGAGCAGGAACACAAGTTGATCATGGCCCTGATCGCGCGCGTCCAGGGCATGACGACGATGAAGTTCCTGCGCAACAACGAGGCACACAACGCCGCCGAGGCGGCCGAGCACATGCAGGCCAAGTACAAGCATTTCCGCAACGAGATCGTGACGGCGGAAGACTTCATCGAGCGCTGCGCCTCGCGCTCGGAAGTGACGGGCAAGCCCTACATGGTCACGCTCGCGGACGGCAAGGCGCTCGAGGCACGCGGCTTCCTGATGCAGGAGCTGCACGCGATGCGGCAGCAGGGCCGCTCGCGGACACTGCCCGAACAGCCCCTGCCCGGCCGTTGA
- a CDS encoding glycoside hydrolase family 15 protein, giving the protein MTKNLQEVETTEEELQQRSRAGDSIAGAASASDKPAAQPEAVTRPAARGGFGPPADPSLNVGVIGNCSFSALIDARGRVVWCCLPRFDGEPVFNALLHTGEDASAWAIEIEDFASSKQWYEPNTAVLRTQLFDSAGQGVEITDFAPRFYSRSRYFRPLTIVRRVKPIQGTPRVRVSLAPRFQWGSTPPQITRGSNHIRYVGPDFALRLNMDAPVSHVLSRQPFVLSREHNFVLGADETLMDGIADTARHFEQETIAYWRTWSKRLAIPFEWQDAVIRAAITLKLSLYEDTGAIVAAMTTSIPEAPGSQRNWDYRYCWLRDAFFVVRALNSLSEVGTMEDYLRWLANVVIGSHGEHIQPLYGIGLERELPESFVEGLTGYRGMGPVRVGNQAQEHFQHDVYGNIVLGASQAFHDHRLLSRGGVAEFPHLEAVGEQAIRVYGTPDAGMWELRTRARVHTSSALMSWAACDRLAKVARSLGLPERAAYWHGHSSRMREEILAKSWCEERQAFAESFGGHELDASILLMTEVGLIDARDPRFISTVEAMEKSLCDGPYMRRYEAADDFGKPETAFNICTFWRIDALAKIGRKAEARQIFETMLAARNPLGLLSEDTHPVTGEMWGNFPQTYSMVGIINAAVRLSAPWDSCI; this is encoded by the coding sequence ATGACGAAAAACCTGCAAGAGGTCGAGACCACGGAGGAAGAACTGCAGCAGCGAAGCCGGGCCGGCGACTCGATCGCCGGCGCCGCCAGCGCCAGCGACAAGCCCGCCGCCCAACCAGAAGCCGTGACCAGGCCGGCCGCACGCGGCGGCTTCGGCCCGCCGGCCGATCCCTCGCTCAATGTCGGCGTGATCGGCAACTGCTCCTTCAGCGCGCTGATCGACGCGCGCGGCCGCGTGGTCTGGTGCTGCCTGCCACGCTTCGACGGCGAGCCGGTCTTCAATGCGCTGCTGCACACGGGCGAGGACGCGAGCGCCTGGGCCATCGAGATCGAGGACTTCGCCTCCAGCAAGCAGTGGTACGAGCCGAACACGGCCGTGCTGCGCACCCAGCTCTTCGACAGCGCCGGGCAGGGTGTGGAAATCACGGACTTCGCACCGCGCTTCTACAGCCGTTCGCGCTACTTCCGGCCGCTCACCATCGTTCGCCGGGTGAAGCCCATCCAGGGCACGCCGCGCGTGCGCGTCTCGCTGGCGCCGCGCTTCCAGTGGGGCAGCACGCCGCCGCAGATCACGCGCGGCAGCAACCACATCCGCTATGTGGGCCCGGACTTCGCGCTGCGCCTCAACATGGACGCTCCGGTTTCGCACGTGCTCTCGAGGCAGCCCTTCGTGCTGTCGCGCGAACACAACTTCGTGCTCGGCGCCGACGAGACGCTGATGGATGGCATCGCCGACACGGCGCGCCATTTCGAGCAGGAGACCATCGCCTACTGGCGCACCTGGAGCAAGCGGCTCGCCATCCCCTTCGAATGGCAGGACGCGGTGATCCGTGCCGCCATCACGCTCAAGCTGTCCCTCTACGAGGACACGGGCGCCATCGTGGCCGCCATGACCACCAGCATCCCCGAGGCGCCGGGCAGCCAGCGCAACTGGGACTACCGCTACTGCTGGCTGCGCGATGCCTTCTTCGTGGTGCGGGCGCTCAACAGCCTGTCCGAGGTCGGCACCATGGAGGACTACCTGCGCTGGCTGGCCAACGTGGTGATCGGCTCGCACGGCGAGCACATCCAGCCGCTCTACGGCATCGGCCTGGAGCGCGAGCTGCCCGAGTCCTTCGTCGAGGGCCTGACCGGGTACCGCGGCATGGGCCCGGTGCGCGTGGGCAACCAGGCGCAGGAGCATTTCCAGCACGACGTCTACGGCAACATCGTGCTGGGCGCCTCGCAGGCCTTCCACGACCACCGGCTGCTCAGCCGCGGCGGCGTGGCCGAGTTCCCGCACCTGGAGGCAGTGGGCGAGCAGGCGATCCGCGTCTACGGCACGCCCGACGCCGGCATGTGGGAGCTGCGCACGCGCGCCCGCGTGCACACCAGCTCGGCGCTGATGAGCTGGGCCGCCTGCGACCGGCTGGCCAAGGTGGCGCGCTCGCTGGGCCTGCCGGAGCGCGCGGCCTACTGGCACGGCCATTCCTCGCGGATGCGCGAGGAGATCCTCGCCAAGTCCTGGTGCGAGGAGCGCCAGGCCTTCGCCGAGAGCTTCGGCGGCCACGAGCTCGATGCGAGCATCCTGCTGATGACCGAGGTCGGGCTCATCGACGCGCGCGACCCGCGCTTCATCTCCACCGTCGAGGCGATGGAGAAATCGCTGTGCGACGGCCCCTACATGCGCCGCTACGAGGCAGCCGACGATTTCGGCAAGCCCGAAACCGCCTTCAACATCTGCACCTTCTGGCGCATCGATGCCCTGGCCAAGATCGGCCGCAAGGCCGAGGCGCGGCAGATCTTCGAAACCATGCTGGCGGCGCGCAACCCGCTGGGCCTGCTGTCGGAGGACACCCATCCGGTCACGGGCGAGATGTGGGGCAACTTCCCGCAGACTTACTCGATGGTGGGGATCATCAACGCGGCGGTGCGGCTGTCCGCGCCTTGGGACTCCTGCATATGA